TTCTCTCCCCATTGATCCCCTCTCTTTGGATCAGTTCTGATCTGTAGATCGGATCTAAAAAGCCGATATATATAAAGCAGGGGGAAAATTGTTTTCCAAGGAACTTAACGAACTGATTTTCAGCGTCATCACTTCCTGGCAGGTGATAGTCGTTACCATCGGTATTGTCATCTATATCTTCATTGTTTCCTCCGTGGCCCAGCTCTACCATAGCGCCCGTCCCAAGGAGCCTAAGGTCAAAAAGCCTAAGAAGGAGGCGGAAGCTGAAGTTGTCACGGAAGCTGGGGAAGACGACGGCCTGGGGCTTGAGGATTAGGTCTGGTGATTTTGTTCTTCCAGGGAAAATAACCAATCTTTTTTAGCTGTCCCGTGCTGATAAGCCGCCTGATGGTTTTTTTTACATCCTCTTCGGACCAGCGTATTGATTCGGTACTCGAGAGAATGGGGATCGCCTCCTCCTGAGTATAGGCTCTGCGGTTTTTACGAAAAAAACTAAGAACACTTTCCTCCTCCCGCAATCCGGTCTCCGCATTTCCATTGCATACATCGCAGCAATCCGATTCGGGCTTGTCTCCACTGCCCTGGTAGTTGAGCAGGGTAAGCAGGGTTTCCCGCCGGCAGCCCGCAGTATCCCTGCCGTACCGGAACAGTGCTTCCAGCCGCGCTTTGTCCGCATCCTTGTTCGCCCGTTTCAGGGCCAGGGTATCGTCGGGGCCCCAGAGCAGGATAGCCCGGGAAGGCTGGCCATCCCGTCCCGCCCGCCCCGATTCCTGCAAATAGGCTTCCACCGAGGGCGGACAGTCCCGGTGTATCACCGTGCGGATATCCGCTTTATCGACCCCCATCCCATAAGCGCAGGTCGCCAGTAATACTGCTTCGGGGTTTTTGAAGAACCACTGTTCCACATCGGTCTTCTCCTCCCGGCTTAAGCCCGCGTGGTAGAACCGGATTTCCCGGGCCCAGGAAAAATCCGCCGCCAGTTCGTTCCGCAGGTACCGGGCCAGCTTTTCCGTCCCGTTTCGGGATGAGCAGAACACAATAGCCGGCCGCTGATGCCTGACGAGCAGGTCCCGCACCGCCAGGTCCCGGAGTATACAGCCCCGGGCAGAATAGCTGATATTACTCCGGTCCGGGTTACCGATGATACGGTGGGCGTCTGTGCCGCCGAAGATATATTTCTGGATATTGTTCAGGACCGGAGTTGAAGCCGTGGCGGTAAAGGCCGTTACCAGGGGCAGCCCCGGATTGTTATCCGCAGCATTGTTGTTTCCTGCGGCAGCACCGCCTCCTCGACAAGCGCGGATAATCTCAGCGATCCGCAGATAGCTTGGCCGGAAACTCTCTCCCCATTCGCTTACACAATGGGCTTCGTCAACAACCACATGAACAATGCCCAGGGTTCCAAGCATATCCATCACCTTTGGTGTCAGGAGCACCTCGGGATTGGCAATAATGAACCGGCTTTCCCGATTTTTTACCTTGTTCCAGATCGCCTCCCGTTCCTCCCGGCTCTGGCCGCCTCGGAGAATTACCGGCGCGAAGGAGCGTTCCTGTAAACGCCGTTCCTGATCCGCCATAAGAGAGAGGATGGGGTAGATCACCAGGGTGGGTCCTTCGAAGAGCATGGCGGGGAGCTGGAAACAGAGAGACTTCCCGGCGCCGGTGGGCAGTATTACTATCTGACGGCCCATGGCGGCGCGGTCTGTATCGTCCACAGCAGGTATGTCATCGCTGCCGCTGTTGTCTTTGCCGTCCTTAGCATCGTTATCGGGATCTGGTTTTCCTCCAAAATGAGCCCAATTTTCTTGTAAGCCCTCCGGCCAATGAACCGGCGCGCCGGCAGCCTCCGCCGCTTCCAGGATATTCGCCACAACCAGCCGCTGGTAGGGGAACAGGTAGGACAGTCCGAAGAGCTCCTTTACCGCCTGGGTTACCGGGTCGGGGATTTCGGTATCCTCTGTTACTTCCCGGGGTGTTATACGTTCTGTCACCGTATCTTCATTCATTTTTTCCGCCTCCGGCAGATATATGGCGGAAACGGGAAAAACGCTTTAGTCAGCGGTAAAAAATTGGAAAATTATTGCAATTTATAGAACGGCCTAATCCCAGGGATTGATCAGGTTGAGCCCTTCCACCGCTGCAAAGTCCCGGGTGTTCCGGGTGAGCAGAGTCAGGCGATGGGTCAAGACGGTAGCGGCTATAAGGGAGTCATTGGGGGACAGCGTTTGTTTTGCCTTGGCGCGAAGCCTTCCCCATTCCAGCATTACATCGGTATCCAGAGGGATAATACGGTTTTCATTCACCCCCAGTATCTCATGGTAAAACCAGAAGGAAAGATCAGACTTCTTTTTCCCTTCCGGTAATTTCTCTATACCAAAGAAAATTTCTCCAACAGAGACAGCGCTGGTGAGAATATCATCTTCAGGGATATTTTCCAAAAATGCCCTAACCCTGGGATTGGGGTTTGACTTTTTCATTTCGGATAAAACATTGGTGTCCAGAAGATATTTCACAGATCAATATCCCGCCATACTTCCGCCTTGCGATCCGGTAGTTCAAGCTCCACATCCGGCCAGGGGCAATTCATTAATGCCTCAATAAAGCTTGGTTTTTTCCCCATAAGACCCCGGTATTTTTCCATGGAAAGGATAACCGCCGTTTCTTCACCCCGGACCGTAATAATCTGTGGTAACTTGGCAGCCGATTTGATTACTTCGCTGAATTTTGCCTTTGCATCCTGTAATTGCCAGGTATTGCTTTTAAGCTGTGTGGTCATATGCATACCCCCCCATGACTAGTCTGTCTAGTCAGAATATAGCATGGATCACCAGAAAAAGCAAGTAGAATTCCCTTGTTTTCTTGCCTATCCTCTTAGTTTGCTCAGTCGTGTACAGGCTTCCTCCACATCGGCCCGGTGTCCGAAGGCGGAGAAGCGTATGAAGGACTGGCCCGCCGGGCCGAAACCTGCGCCGGGTGTGGTGACCACCTGGCATTTTTCCAGGATTTCCGCGAAGACTTCCCAGCTGTCCCTACCGGGGAAACGCGCCCAGATGTAGGGGGAATTGTCACCGCCCACACAGGTGATGCCGAGCCCCTGGACAGCCTGACGGATGAGTTTGGCGTTGCCCAGGTAGAAGTCGCAGAGTTCCCGTATTTCCTTGAGACCTTCGCTCTCCAGGGCGGCGAGTCCCCCGGCTTGGGCAATATTGGAGGCGCCGTTAAAGATGGTACCGCAGATCCGGGCCCAGTCGGCGTTGACACTTTCGCCCCCGGCGTACTTTAGATCCTTGGGGACCACGGTCCAGCCCAGGCGCACCCCGGTAAAGCCCGCGGGCTTGGAGAAGGAATTCACTTCAATGGCACAGGTCCGGGCCCCTTCAATCTCAAAGATAGACTTGGGGAGCGTCGGGTCCCGGATGTATTCGGCGTAGGCGGCGTCGAAGATTACCAGGGTCCCCTTCTTTTGGGCCGCCGCCACAAGATCGCCAAGCTGTTTCCGGTTGGCCACCGCGCCGGTGGGGTTGTTGGGGGAGCAGAAGTAGAAGAGCCCGTTTTCAGGGAGCAGGGAAAGGTCGGGGAAATAGTCATTCTCCGCAGTACAGGGGAGGTAACTGATCCCCCCATAGCCTGTACCGGCCCAGGCTCCGGCGGCGCCGATAAGCACCGACCCATCCACATAAACCGGGTAGGAGGGGTCCTGAACCGCCACGGGGGTTCCCGCGCCAAAGAGAAGCTGGAGCCTGCCGATGTCACACTTGGCACCATCGGAGATAAAGATCTCCTCCGCCGTAAAGGCGCTTTTGTAAAACACCCTGGAGATCCCCTCCCTCAGGGAGAGGAGTCCCTCGTCGCTGTACCCGGAATAACCCTCCACAGTTCCGAGCTGCCGGGCTCCCTCCACCAACCCCCGGTCAATGTGGGGCAGTATGGGTTCGGTGGTATTCCCCACCCCCAGGCTGATGATCTTCGCTTCAGGGTGGGCCGCCGCATATTCCCGCCGCCGCTTGGCAATCTCCGGGAACAGATACCCCGCCTTTATGTTAGCAATACTGGGATTCCGTTTTATCATTTTTTACTCCTTAATGCGCTAGGTGTTGTTTAAAATCTTCCAGCGCAACCCTGTCCAGGGTGGCGAACAGATCTTCTATTGTTTCCCGCCGACGGATTTGCAAAACCGATCCATCGGGCTGGAGCAGCAGTTCGCCGCAGCGGAGTTTGCCGTTGTAGTTAAAGCCCATGGCCCGGCCGTGGGCTCCGGCGTCGTGGATCACCACAAAGTCTCCGATCTCGATCTTCGGGAGCTGCCGCTGGACTGCGAACTTGTCGTTGTTCTCACAAAGACTGCCTACCACATCGTAGGTCTCCGTCAGGGGCGCAGTTTCCTTGCCGGGGATGGTGATGTGGTGGTAAGCCCCGTAGAGGGCGGGCCGCATAAGGTCTGCCATGCAGGAATCCAGGCCGATGTAGTTGCGGTAGATTTCCTTTTTATGGATAGCCCGGGTTACCAGCCAGCCGTAGGGGCCGGTGATCGCCCGGGCCCATTCGGTGTGTATACCCAGCGGGTCAAGTCCAGCGGGAACGATGATTTCGTCGTAGGCTTTTTTCAGGCCGCCGGCGAGATACCCATAGTCGATGGCTTCCTGTTCCGGCTTGTAGGGTATCCCCGCGCCGCCTCCGAGGTTTACAAATTCTAATCTGATGCCGGTTTTAGCCTTGAGTTCCGCCGCCAGTTCAAAGAGGATGCGGCCGGTCTCAATGTGGTAATCCACGTTCAGTTCGTTGGAGGCCACCATGGTGTGCAGGGCGAAGCGTTTGGCGCCCTTGTCCCGGAGCAAGGGGAAGGCAGCGAGTATCTGTTCCCGGGTAAAACCGTACTTAGCCTCTTCGGGTTTCCCGATGATGGCGTTCCCCCCCTTGAGGGGTCCCGGGTTGTAGCGGCAGGAAATAAGTTCCGGGATGCCCGCTGTTTTTTCCAGGTATTCAATATGGGAAAAATCGTCCAGGTTGATCACCGCCCCCAGATCCCGGGCGGCGGAATATTCCCGGGCCGGGGTCTCGTTGGAAGTAAGCATCAGGTCTTCGCCCTTCATGCCCGCCATATCCGCCAAAATAAGCTCTGGGAGACTCGCACAGTCCGCGCCTAATCCTTCGTCAGCCAAGATTTTCAGGATAAAAGGGTTGGGCAGGGCCTTTACCGCGTAGTGTTCCTTATAAGAAGGAAATACCGAAAAGGCCTTTTTGACCGCCCGGACGTTTTCCCGTATGGCTTTTTCACCATAGATGTAAAAGGGGGTAGGGTAGCGTTTTGCCAGCTCATCAAGCTGGGGTCTTGTTAAGG
This region of Treponema primitia ZAS-1 genomic DNA includes:
- a CDS encoding diaminopimelate decarboxylase encodes the protein MSEKRFPLTRPQLDELAKRYPTPFYIYGEKAIRENVRAVKKAFSVFPSYKEHYAVKALPNPFILKILADEGLGADCASLPELILADMAGMKGEDLMLTSNETPAREYSAARDLGAVINLDDFSHIEYLEKTAGIPELISCRYNPGPLKGGNAIIGKPEEAKYGFTREQILAAFPLLRDKGAKRFALHTMVASNELNVDYHIETGRILFELAAELKAKTGIRLEFVNLGGGAGIPYKPEQEAIDYGYLAGGLKKAYDEIIVPAGLDPLGIHTEWARAITGPYGWLVTRAIHKKEIYRNYIGLDSCMADLMRPALYGAYHHITIPGKETAPLTETYDVVGSLCENNDKFAVQRQLPKIEIGDFVVIHDAGAHGRAMGFNYNGKLRCGELLLQPDGSVLQIRRRETIEDLFATLDRVALEDFKQHLAH
- a CDS encoding LL-diaminopimelate aminotransferase, which encodes MIKRNPSIANIKAGYLFPEIAKRRREYAAAHPEAKIISLGVGNTTEPILPHIDRGLVEGARQLGTVEGYSGYSDEGLLSLREGISRVFYKSAFTAEEIFISDGAKCDIGRLQLLFGAGTPVAVQDPSYPVYVDGSVLIGAAGAWAGTGYGGISYLPCTAENDYFPDLSLLPENGLFYFCSPNNPTGAVANRKQLGDLVAAAQKKGTLVIFDAAYAEYIRDPTLPKSIFEIEGARTCAIEVNSFSKPAGFTGVRLGWTVVPKDLKYAGGESVNADWARICGTIFNGASNIAQAGGLAALESEGLKEIRELCDFYLGNAKLIRQAVQGLGITCVGGDNSPYIWARFPGRDSWEVFAEILEKCQVVTTPGAGFGPAGQSFIRFSAFGHRADVEEACTRLSKLRG
- a CDS encoding type II toxin-antitoxin system VapC family toxin, whose protein sequence is MKYLLDTNVLSEMKKSNPNPRVRAFLENIPEDDILTSAVSVGEIFFGIEKLPEGKKKSDLSFWFYHEILGVNENRIIPLDTDVMLEWGRLRAKAKQTLSPNDSLIAATVLTHRLTLLTRNTRDFAAVEGLNLINPWD
- a CDS encoding type II toxin-antitoxin system Phd/YefM family antitoxin, giving the protein MTTQLKSNTWQLQDAKAKFSEVIKSAAKLPQIITVRGEETAVILSMEKYRGLMGKKPSFIEALMNCPWPDVELELPDRKAEVWRDIDL
- a CDS encoding RecQ family ATP-dependent DNA helicase, whose translation is MNEDTVTERITPREVTEDTEIPDPVTQAVKELFGLSYLFPYQRLVVANILEAAEAAGAPVHWPEGLQENWAHFGGKPDPDNDAKDGKDNSGSDDIPAVDDTDRAAMGRQIVILPTGAGKSLCFQLPAMLFEGPTLVIYPILSLMADQERRLQERSFAPVILRGGQSREEREAIWNKVKNRESRFIIANPEVLLTPKVMDMLGTLGIVHVVVDEAHCVSEWGESFRPSYLRIAEIIRACRGGGAAAGNNNAADNNPGLPLVTAFTATASTPVLNNIQKYIFGGTDAHRIIGNPDRSNISYSARGCILRDLAVRDLLVRHQRPAIVFCSSRNGTEKLARYLRNELAADFSWAREIRFYHAGLSREEKTDVEQWFFKNPEAVLLATCAYGMGVDKADIRTVIHRDCPPSVEAYLQESGRAGRDGQPSRAILLWGPDDTLALKRANKDADKARLEALFRYGRDTAGCRRETLLTLLNYQGSGDKPESDCCDVCNGNAETGLREEESVLSFFRKNRRAYTQEEAIPILSSTESIRWSEEDVKKTIRRLISTGQLKKIGYFPWKNKITRPNPQAPGRRLPQLP